The following nucleotide sequence is from Paucidesulfovibrio longus DSM 6739.
CCAGGGCCTGGACCTCCACGGCAAAGGGGCGCTGCCCCTCCACGGCCATGACCAGGGCCGAGCCGGACAGCGCGGCCTCGCGGCTGCCCAGGAACATGGTCGAGGGGTCGTCCACGATCTCCAGGCCCAGTTCCTTCATCACGAAGACCACCAGCTCGTCGCTGGGTCCGTAGCGGTTCTTGAGCACGCGCAGGATGCGCGAAAAGTGGCTGCGGTCGCCCTCCAGGTAGAGCACGGTGTCCACCATGTGCTCCAGGAGCTTCGGCCCCGCGATCTGGCCGTCCTTGGTCACGTGGCCCACGAGGATCAGCGTGGTGCTGCTCTTCTTGGCCGCCTCCACCAGCTCGGCGGACACGGCCCGCACCTGGCTCACGCTGCCGGGAATGCCGTCGGCATTGGGCGAGGAAATGGTCTGCACGGAATCCACGATGAGCAGTTCGGGCGGCTCCGGGCCTTCGAGCACGGCCAGCCCGTCCTCCACGCGGTTCGAGGCCATGGCCAGCAGGCCGGGCCCGAGCAAGCCCAGGCGCTGGGCGCGGCTCTTGAGCTGGGGCAGGCTTTCCTCGCCGGAGAGGTAGACCGACTTGGCGCCCAGCGCGGCCTGCCGTCCTGCGAGCTGGAGCAGGAGCGTGGACTTGCCGATGCCGGGTTCGCCGCCCAGGAGCACCGCGCCGCCCGGAGTCAGCCCCTTGCCCAGCACCTGATCCAGGGCGGGAAAGCCCGTGGTGCGGCCTTCGAGGCTGTCTTCCGGGAGATCCTCCAGCGGACGCGGTCCCGCGCCTGATTCGGAAGTGCGCCCGGCGCGGGCCTTGCCCTGGGCCACGGACACGGCCTCCAGGGTGTTCCAGGCCTTGCAGGAAGGGCACTGGCCCTGCCAGCGCGGGGATTGCCCTCCGCAGGACGCGCAGCGAAACACTTCCTTGGTCTTCATGTCCACTCTCCGGATGTTGAAGGCTGATGGCCGATCGACCGCAAGGCCGACCAGGAGCCAATGCGCCGCGACGAAGCGGAACCCGCCCCGCACGGACGACAAAAGGGCGCGACCGCTCGCGCCCTCCTGCAAATCAAAAAAGGCCCCGACGAGCGGGGCCTTATTCTTAACGTTTCGGGTCGCGGGCGTCCACGATCTCGATCTGGTATTCCTTGACGTTCTTGGGCGGGTCGAAGAAGACCACCATGAACGGCGTGGTCTGGTCCGGCTTGATGAAGGAATTGTTGGCGTAGATGCCCGCCGAGGAGTTCAGGCTCTCCTCGATCTCCTCCTTGGTCTGGACCTGGAGCTGGAGCAGGGAGAGCGTGTTGCCGCACATCTGCTCCTGGGTGGCGAGCACGTTGCCCTGCTCGTCGAAGAGGGTCACGAGCACCTTGATGCGCTCCTTGGCCTCCTGGAACTTGTTCAGGGCCTTGCCCTCGACCACGAAAAGCGGCCCGGCGTGCTCGTTGGTGATCACGTACTGGCGGAAATCCACGGGCTGGATGTTCTTGATCCGCTCGGCGGGCAGCTCGCCCGGCTCGGGCTGCTGCGGCTCGTCCGGTCCGAGCACGAAGGGAACCTTGAAGGGCAGCTCGGTGCCGAGCTGGACGCCCATGGTCTGCATGGAGTCCGGCAGGGACCACATGCCGAAATTGAAGGTCACGATGGCTCCGGCCGCGCCCAGAAGCAGCAGCAGGATGAGGTAGAGCAGGAACTTGCCGAATCCCCCGCCCTTGCGCTTGGGCTCCAGATCGAGGTCGTCTCCGGAAAGGGAGTGGAAGAGGTCGCTGCGCGCCTCGTCGTCGTACTCTTCCTCTTCGGAATCGTCGGCCACGAGGTCCGGCGCGGCGTTCTCGTCTTCGAGATCCTCGTCCGCCAGCCCGAAATCGTCGTCGGGCGCTCCGGAAAGCACGTCGTCCTCGGAATCGTCGTCGAGGTTGAAGCTGCCGAACCCGCCATCCGTTTCGGCGGATTCCTTCTCGTCCTCGTCCGCGTCCGCGAATCCGGCGAAGAGGTCGTCCCCGGCCTCGTCGTCGTCCAGGTTCAGGTCGCCTTCCGCGCCTCCGGCCGGAGCTTCGGCGGCGAAGTCCTCGTCGAAGTCGCCTCCGAAGTCGTCCCCGCCGTCCGCGACAGCCTCCTCAAAGGCCTTGTCGAAATCCGAGTCCGGCTCCGGAACGGGCGCGGCGGCCTTGGGCGGTTTCTGGGCCTTGGGCGGCGTGGGCGCCTGCACCATGTCGTCCGTGAGGATTTCCGTCTCCTCTTCGGGCGGCGGCGGAGTCACGCGGAAGACGTGCTCGCACTTGGCGCACTTCACTTTCAGCCCCTTGGCCGTAATCTTTCCGTCAGGAAGATTATATTTCGTCTCACAGCTGGGACAGGCGACGATCATGGCAGTCTCTCTTAGGCGCGCTCGGGGCGCACCAGCTCGTAGATAGCGTCAAGCTCCCGGTATCGCTCGGCATAATCCATACCGTAGCCCACCAGAAAACCCGCACCGGTCAGGTTGAACCCGGCGAAATCGACTTCGATGTCGATTTCACGCCTTTCCCGTTTATCAACAAGTGCGCAAACTTTCAAACTCAACGGCTCGCTTTTCGCAAACACGTGCCGAAGAAATTCAACGGAATTTCCGGTGTCCACGATGTCCTCGACGATGAGCACGTGCTTGCCCTCGATGGGCACCTCGAGATCCTTGGAAAAACGCATTTCCTTGCCCCGGCTGGTGCCCGACCCGTAGCTGGCGAGGCGCACGAAATCGTGCTCGCACTCGGTCTTCATGGCCCGCGCCAGGTCGGCGAAGAAAAGAAAGGCGCCCTTGAGCACGCAGACCAGCACCAGCGGCTCGTTGCCGTAGGATGCGCTGATCTCGCGGCCCAGCTCCCGGACGCGGTCGTGAATGGTCGCGGCATCGACCAGGGGATGCAGTTCATGACTCATATCATCGTTTCCTCAACGCGGACGCGGGGCCGCTCCGTCGCGGCTAGAGCCGCATCATCATGGCGGTCTCGTCGCAGTCCGGGAATTTGGGACAGTTCAGACAATCGGACCAGACCTTCTGCGGCAGCACGTCCTTGGGCACCTCGCGGAAGCCCAGGTGCGCGAAGAAGTCCGGCGTGTTCGAGAGCACGAACACCTTGTAGAGCCCAAGCGTGACGGCCTCGCTCAGGCAGGCCTCCACCAGATCGCGGCCCAGGCCCCGGCCGCGGAAGTCGCGGGTAATGACCAGGGAGCGTACCTCGGCCAGCTCCTCCCAGCAGATGGACAGGGCGCAGCAGCCCGCCAGCCGCCCGGTTTCCTTCTCCACGACCACGAAAAAATCACGCAGGAGCGTGTAGAGCTGGTTGAAGGAGCGCGGCAGGACCAGCCCTTCCTCCTCCGGATTGTCCAGCAGCATGGCGTGCATGGGCTTGACGTCGGAAATGCGCGCCTTGCGGATGACGAACGCGTTGTCCATCTATTTGGCCGCCGCCGCGCGCTTGATCAAAGCCGCGAGCATCTCTTTGGGGTAAAAGCCGGAGTCCTCGAAGGCGATCTCGCCCTTGGCGTCGTAGAGCAGAAGCTTGGGAATGTAAACGGTGCGCAGCTCGTCGCCCACGGCGGGCTCCACCAGCAGCACCGTGGCCCCGGGCTCGTATTCCTTGAAAAACCCGCGGACAAGGTTCTTGTCCATGTCCAGGTTGAGCAGCAGCACCTCCAGCTCGTCCGGGGGGAACTGGTCGGCCAGCTCCTCGAGCACGGGCATCTCCTGCACGCAGGCCGGGCAGTTCACGGACCAGAGGCAGACGAGCACGGCCTTGCCGCGTCCCGCGGCGATGCGCTCCTTGACCTCTTCCACGTTCAGGGGCTTCAGGCTGTCGCTCCAGTGGCCCCCGGTGGAGGCGGAAGCCTCT
It contains:
- the radA gene encoding DNA repair protein RadA, with protein sequence MKTKEVFRCASCGGQSPRWQGQCPSCKAWNTLEAVSVAQGKARAGRTSESGAGPRPLEDLPEDSLEGRTTGFPALDQVLGKGLTPGGAVLLGGEPGIGKSTLLLQLAGRQAALGAKSVYLSGEESLPQLKSRAQRLGLLGPGLLAMASNRVEDGLAVLEGPEPPELLIVDSVQTISSPNADGIPGSVSQVRAVSAELVEAAKKSSTTLILVGHVTKDGQIAGPKLLEHMVDTVLYLEGDRSHFSRILRVLKNRYGPSDELVVFVMKELGLEIVDDPSTMFLGSREAALSGSALVMAVEGQRPFAVEVQALASKTFLSIPRRTALGFDTNRLHLLLAVLEKRLRLNLSQYDIYAKISGGLAMRDPGLDLGVVAAVLSSYYDRALPDGAIFWGEVDLNGQVRPVSGRDTRLKQAGRLGHNPVFEAESCRTLADLQQRLFGKG
- a CDS encoding DUF3426 domain-containing protein; translated protein: MIVACPSCETKYNLPDGKITAKGLKVKCAKCEHVFRVTPPPPEEETEILTDDMVQAPTPPKAQKPPKAAAPVPEPDSDFDKAFEEAVADGGDDFGGDFDEDFAAEAPAGGAEGDLNLDDDEAGDDLFAGFADADEDEKESAETDGGFGSFNLDDDSEDDVLSGAPDDDFGLADEDLEDENAAPDLVADDSEEEEYDDEARSDLFHSLSGDDLDLEPKRKGGGFGKFLLYLILLLLLGAAGAIVTFNFGMWSLPDSMQTMGVQLGTELPFKVPFVLGPDEPQQPEPGELPAERIKNIQPVDFRQYVITNEHAGPLFVVEGKALNKFQEAKERIKVLVTLFDEQGNVLATQEQMCGNTLSLLQLQVQTKEEIEESLNSSAGIYANNSFIKPDQTTPFMVVFFDPPKNVKEYQIEIVDARDPKR
- the hpt gene encoding hypoxanthine phosphoribosyltransferase; the encoded protein is MSHELHPLVDAATIHDRVRELGREISASYGNEPLVLVCVLKGAFLFFADLARAMKTECEHDFVRLASYGSGTSRGKEMRFSKDLEVPIEGKHVLIVEDIVDTGNSVEFLRHVFAKSEPLSLKVCALVDKRERREIDIEVDFAGFNLTGAGFLVGYGMDYAERYRELDAIYELVRPERA
- a CDS encoding N-acetyltransferase, with protein sequence MDNAFVIRKARISDVKPMHAMLLDNPEEEGLVLPRSFNQLYTLLRDFFVVVEKETGRLAGCCALSICWEELAEVRSLVITRDFRGRGLGRDLVEACLSEAVTLGLYKVFVLSNTPDFFAHLGFREVPKDVLPQKVWSDCLNCPKFPDCDETAMMMRL
- a CDS encoding TlpA disulfide reductase family protein; the protein is MKRISVFGSMLVAALLLVALQAGCSSGSPEGSASSGEEASASTGGHWSDSLKPLNVEEVKERIAAGRGKAVLVCLWSVNCPACVQEMPVLEELADQFPPDELEVLLLNLDMDKNLVRGFFKEYEPGATVLLVEPAVGDELRTVYIPKLLLYDAKGEIAFEDSGFYPKEMLAALIKRAAAAK